Proteins encoded by one window of Acinonyx jubatus isolate Ajub_Pintada_27869175 chromosome X, VMU_Ajub_asm_v1.0, whole genome shotgun sequence:
- the LOC128311476 gene encoding synaptonemal complex protein 3-like: MAPPRRKHLRRAAKAPVEAPGMAANDFWGQERRDLSGPEAVPEGNNPVPDKPGESSPSAGTFEDDVGNEVQKMLERLGVDIKQALLTKRKMFEMGTKASIKTTNETIEHVWKLQQEQRQNLHLKYSQQFLTLFREWNVDMQKAQKQQEKLASMFQEQRKVLQQARVVQNQRLQKIKNLYVQFLESMQDLEKDHEHLLTDEQSEVREEMTKLQNKIMMEVQQQELAIVQKSLQSLLF; this comes from the exons ATGGCGCCACCTCGGAGGAAGCACCTGAGGAGAGCTGCGAAGGCCCCGGTGGAGGCTCCGGGTATGGCAGCCAATGACTTTTGGGGACAAGAGAGAAGAGACCTGAGTGGGCCGGAGGCTGTTCCTGAAG GAAACAATCCAGTACCGGATAAGCCCGGGGAGAGCAGTCCTTCTGCAGGAACATTTGAGGACGATGTGGG GAATGAAGTACAGAAGATGCTGGAAAGGCTTGGAG TTGACATTAAACAGGCTCTtctcacaaagagaaaaatgttcgAAATGGGTACAAAAGCTTCTATCAAAACCACTAACGAAACAATTGAGCATGTTTGGAAACTACAACAAGAACAAAG GCAGAATCTTCATCTCAAATATTCTCAGCAGTTTCTGACTTTGTTTCGGGAGTGGAATGTAGACAtgcagaaagcccagaaacaacaagaaaaactagCC aGTATGTTTCAAGAGCAACGAAAGGTTCTTCAACAAGCTAGAGTTGTTCAGAATCAGAgactgcaaaaaattaaaaatttatatgtgcAATTCTTAGAG AGTATGCAGGACTTAGAGAAGGACCATGAGCATCTTCTTACTGATGAACAAAGTGAAGTTAGAGAAGAAATGACCAAGTTGCAAAACAAAATTATGATGGAAGTT CAACAGCAAGAGCTGGCAATTGTTCAAAAGTCTCTTCAATCCCTGTTATTCTGA